In the genome of Planctomyces sp. SH-PL62, the window TCGATTCGGACGCACGCGCGTCGGCGTGGCCCCTCTACGCGGCGGGCCTGGCGATGGGGCTGACGGCGGTCGGGCTTCGGTCGGCCTTGCATCCGACGCTGGGTTTGGAATTTCCGCTGCTGACGTACTTCCCGGTGGTGGTCGCCGCGTCGTGTCTCATGGGCTTCGGCCCCGCCCTGGCGGCGCTCGGCGTGACGGTCGTGGGCGGGCTCTGGACGTTGCTTCCGCCGCAACGCGCGATCGGCGTCGGGACGGCTCCGGTCCTGGGGCTGGGGACCTACACCCTGGCGGCGGCAGGGCTCGCCTGGCTGGTGGCCCGGATGCGGGCCGACCTGCGTCGCTCCGAATCCGCATGGTGCGCCGCGATGGATCGGCAATCGGAGTTGGAAGAGCTTCGCCGGCTCGAACAGGCCGAGGCGGAACGACTGCGTCGGGAGCAGGAGGCCCTGCGAGAGACGTCCGAGAGCCAGGCCGGACGGCTCGAGGAGCTCCTGAAGGAGCTTCGGGAGAAGAACGCGTTCCTGTCGGCGACCCTCCGCCAGGTCCCCTCGGGAATCATCGTGGCCGAGGCCGGCACGTCGAACCTCCTGCTTCGCAACGACGAGGCCGAGCGGATCATCCGGGGGAGCCTGCAACCGGGGCTTGGGATGGGGAGCCAGGCCGAGCCGGGGGATCTGATCGGCCGCCGTCCCGACGGCTCGCGCTACGAGCCCGACGACTGGCCCCTAAGCCGCTCGCTCCGCAACGGCGAGGTGGTGTCGGACGAGGAGATCGAGCTGGTCTTCGCCGACGGCTCCAGCCGCCGGATCAGCGTCAACTCGGGTCCGGCGGTCGACGAACATGGGCGGGTGATCGCCGCGGTCGCCGCGCTCGACGACGTGACCGAGCGTCGCGCCGCCGAGACCGCCGCGACCGAGAGCGAGCGACAGTTCCGGCGGCTCGCCGAGGCCATCCCCCAGATCGTTTACATCACCCGGGCCGACGACACGATCGCCTACCTGAACCGTCGCTGGTTCGACTACACCGGGGCGTCGAGCGACCACCTCACGACCAAGGACGCCTGGCTGGAGACCGTCCACCCGGACGACGCGCCTCGAATCCGGGCCGCGCGGGCGAAGTCCAAGGAAGACGGCGGGCCGACCGAAATCGAGTACCGGGTCCGCGGCGCGGGGGGCGAGTACCGCTGGTTCCTGGGCCGGTCGATGTGGATCCGCGACGACCGCGGCGCGCTGCTCTCCCGCTTCGGCACGGCGACCGACATCGACGACCGGAAGCGCGCCGAGCAAGCCTCGCGGTTCCTGGCCGACGCCGGGGCCAAGCTCGCGGCCGTCGTCGACGCCGAGACCACGCTCCGCGAGGTCGCCGGCCTGGCCGTGCCGTTCTTCGCCGACTGGTGCGCCGTCGACGTGCTCGAAGGTACGGGCGACCTCCGCCGCGTCGCCGTGGCGCACGATTCGCCCCACGCGGCCGGGGTGATCGACCTGGTCTCGCACCGCTACCGGCTCAGGGCCGACATGCCTCGCGGCCTCTTCGAAGTCGTCGCCTCCCGAAAACCCGCCCTGATCGAGGAGGTCACCGAGGAACACCTGATCTCCGGCGCCCGCAACCCCGAGCACCTGGAGGCCCTCCGCGCGTTCGCCCCGCGATCGTACCTGTGCGTCCCGCTGGTGGGCCGCGAGGGGGTCCTGGGCGCGCTCTCGTTCGCGACCACCCACTCCGGCCGCCGCTTCGATCAGACCCACCTCGACCTCGCCGTCGACGTCGCCGGCCGGGCCGCGATCGCGCTGGAGAACGGCCGGCTCTACGACCGGCTCCGCGAGTCCGACCGCCGCAAGGACGACTTCCTCGCCACCCTCGCCCACGAGCTTCGCAACCCGATGGCGCCGATCCGCAACTCGGTCCAGATCCTCAAGATGCGAGGCGACTCCGACCCCGACTCGAAGTGGGCGCGCGAGGTCATCGAGCGGCAGATCGGCCACCTTTCGCGACTCGTGGACGACCTCCTGGACGTGTCGCGACTCACCCGCGACCGGCTGGAGCTTCGGCTCGAACGGATCGACCTGTCCGAAGCCGTCCACGACGCGGTCGAGACCGCCCGGCCCATCTTCGACGACCTGGGCCACGACCTGCGGCTCGATCTCCCCGCCGGGCCGCTCCACCTTGACGGCGACCGGACCCGGCTGGCCCAGGTCCTCGCCAACCTGCTGGACAATGCCGCCAAGTTCTCGCCGCGAGGCACCCGCATCGATCTCGGGATCGCCCGCCGCAACGGCGACGTCGAAATCCTCGTGAAAGACCGCGGGGTCGGCATCCCCGCCGAGCAGCTCCCCCACGTCTTCGAGATGTTCGCGCAGCTCACCCCGGTCCTCCATCGCCCGCATGCGGGCCTGGGGATCGGCCTCGCCCTGGCCAGGGGGATCGTCGAGCTGCACCACGGCCACGTCGAGGCCCGGAGCGAAGGCCCCGGTCAGGGGAGCGAATTCCTGGTCCGGCTCCCCCTGGCCCGCGACGACGCCGAGCCGTTTTCGGCTTCTTGAAGAAGTGATACCGAATCGCCTCGATCACCGACCCTTGGGTGCCACGGGTTCGTCCCTGAACCCGGGCCGCAAGGCTTCGGATGGACACGGGTCCGGGGATGAACCCGCGACGCCCGAGGCCGCTTGGCAAAGGCGAGTGATCAAAGCAATGACGTATGAGGGACCGGGGCCGTCGAAGCGCTCAGGCTCGCGAGGCCGCTCGGAGCGCCTCGCGCTCTCGACGGGTCGCCTCCAGGTCGAACCGCGTCGCCGCCAGCTCGAGCCGATAGCGTTCCAGCGCATCCTTCGCGATGGTCAGCACGCGCGACCGGAACAGGGCTTGTTCCAGCACGTCGTCCATCATCGGCTCCAGCTCGGCCCGAGCGTCGGGGGGCAGGGCCCGAATCCTTTCCCGGAGTGCGGCCAGTTCGGCGGGCACGCCCGCCTTCGTCGTTTCAGTGCTCGTCGCGTTCATCGGTGCCGCTCCCAGGTGGTGTCGACCCAAATCTAACACGCGAACCTGGGCAAAGACGACGGATCGCGCCGGATTTCCGGCTTCGATAAAGACGGCCGGCCGCACAGTCGGCGCAATCCGTCAGGCCGGATCGATCAGGGCTTCACGACGGCCTTGCGGAAGGCGTCGAGGAACGCGGTCCCGCCCGATTTGGTGGGGGTCAGGTAGCCCCCTTCGCCGTTCTCGTTCCAGGCGTAGACCAGCAGCAGACGCTCCGGAGGGGTGCGGTCGGGGTGCGCGTCGAGCCATTTGAGGCCGCGCTCGACGGCTTCGCCGACGGCCTTCGGCGTCCGGTCGACGTAATAGAGCGACGGCGGCCTGGCGTCTCCGGGCTTCTCCCACGGCCGCATGTCCCAGCCCGCGGTGACGACCGGGACGTAGGGGAGTGAGTTCTTGCGCGCGAAGCCGTCCCAGACCCCTTCGCTCCCCTCGATCAACTCGGCGAACGGCCGCTCCAGCTCGGGCCCCTTCCGACCCGCGCCGGGATAGTTGTAGCCGGTGAACAGGTCGAAACCGCAGGCGGACAGCTCGGCCAGGTCGTCCCAGCCGTGTTCCGGGCCGGGCGTGGCGCAGCCGGCGACCTTCACGCCCGCCAGCCCCGCCGCCTTCGCCCGCTTCCTGAGCGCTTCGAACGCCCCGCGCACGGCGTCCGGCGAGCCGAACGCCTTGAGCAGCTCGCGAGGGGAGAAGAAGATCAGCAGCGGCTCGCCGCCGACCTTCAGGTGTCCGGGCTTCTTGAACTGGTCGATCCAGGCGGCCGACGCCTCGTCCCAGTCGTCGGGGCCGACCCGGAAGCCGCCGTGATTGGCGACGAGCAGGCAGAACTCCATCCGCTCGCGATTCCCGGCCTGATGGAACAGGCCAAGGGCCTGGTTCAGCGGCACGACCTTGTCGGGCCCTTCGGGCCAGTACCAGCAGAAGCTGAAGAAGGCGAGCCCGGCGTCGGCCGCGTAGTCGATCTGCTTCTCCATGATCGCGACGGTGTCGTCGCGCCAGCCCCAGACGGGTTCGCGATCGGCGAACTCGGTCGTCAACCGCTCGGTGATGTGGTACGTCTTCCCCGACCAGCCGTCGAAGTAGTACGCCCCGACCTTCGCCCGGGTCTCCACCGCCGGCGGAGCGGCCCTGGTGGGCGAAAGGACGGAGAGCGACGCGGCGACGAGCGCGAACCTCGCGAGCGAACGCATGGCGGGAGCCTCCCTCGTTCGGCGAGGCCGGCCGACCCCCGCCGGCGGAGACGCCTTCGTCCCCAGACGCCGGTCGCGCGATGCGCCCCGGCGATCGGTCGACCTCGAACCGACTTCCGGGATAACGCGCGCCCCGGCCGAGGACAACCCCCCGCCCCGGCGTGCGGCGTACGCGGTCAGCCCTGGATCGCCTCGGCCTCGCTCGTGGAGGGGAGGCGGCTGTCGGTCAGGCCCCGGACCAGCGGACCCTCGGCGCGGCCGGTGATGAGCCGAGCCCCGCGGTCGTAGCTGAGGTAGGACCAGGCCCACTGGATCACCACCAGCAGCCGGTTGCGGAAGCCGATCAGGAAGAGGACGTGGACGAACAGCCAGAGCATCCAGGCCGGGAAGCCGGAGAACTGGAACCTGCCGAGATGGGCCACCGCCGCGCCTCGGCCGATGGTCGCCATCGAGCCCTTGTCGACGTATCGGAACGGCTCCGTCGGCTGGCCACGGAACGTCCGGATGATGTTCGCGGCCGCGTGCTTGCCCATCTGCGCGGCGGCGGGGGCCACGCCGGGGACCGGCTTGCCGTCTTGCTCCAGGTGCGCGAGGTCGCCGATGACGTAGACCTCGGGATGGCCGGGGATGGTCAGGTCGGGCTGGACCATCACCCGCCCGGCGCGGTCGAGCGGCACGCCCAGCGTCCGACCCAGCGGCGACGCCGCCACGCCGGCCGCCCACAAGACGGTCCGCGACGCGATCCGCTCGTCGCCGATATGGACCCCCTCGGCGTCGATGTGAGTCACGATCGAGCCGGTGCGCACCTCGACGCCCAGCCCTTCCAGTTGCCTCCTGGCGCTCTCGGAGAGCTTGGGCGAATAGGGGGTCAGAACTCGCGGCGAGCCCTCCACCAGGATCACCCGCGCCGTCGCGGGGTCGATGTGGACGAAGTCCTTCGCCAGCGTCATCCGGGCCACGTCGCGAAGGGCGCCGGCCAACTCCACCCCGGTCGGCCCGCCGCCGACCACCACGAACGTCAGCCACTCGCGCCTCAGCGTCTCGTCGGTCTCGCGCTCGGCGATCTCGAACGCCAGCAGCATCCGACGGCGGATCTCCAGCGCGTCTTCCACCGACTTCAGGCCCGGCGCGTGCTCCTCCCACTCGGGATGGCCGAAGTACGAATGCGTCGCCCCGGAGGCCAGCACCAGCACGTCGTACGGCGCCTCGCCGTCGGCCAGCGTCACCACCCGGCGGTCGAGGTCGATCCCCGTCACGTCCGCCAGCAAGGTCTCCGTGTTCTTCCGCCCTCGCACGATCCGACGGATCGGCCCGGCGATGTCGCTGGGGTTCAGCGAGGCCGTCGCCACCTGATACAGCAAGGGCTGGAACAGGTGGTGATTCTGGCGATCAATGACCGAGACATACGCCGAGGACTTCCGCAGCCCCTTGATCACCGCCAGCCCCGCGAACCCCGCGCCGATCACCACGATCCGACGCGGGCGGTCCCCAAAGGTCCGCTCATCCGACTTCCGGCCCCAGATGCACACGGTCGCTGCCTCCTTGAGAGCCGACGACGCTCCAGGACCCGGTCGAGCCCCGCCGCCGTCTCACCCAATCATAGAGCCGGACCAAGGCTTTTACAGAGGGCAATCCCTACGGATTGTTCGGAATCAACGAAAACATCCGACCCCTAGTTCAATCTGGGGTCTTCAGGAAGGTTGCGAAGGTTCAGGATGTCGGTGAGGACGGAAGTCCGGAAGTCGCGCA includes:
- a CDS encoding glycoside hydrolase family 99-like domain-containing protein yields the protein MRSLARFALVAASLSVLSPTRAAPPAVETRAKVGAYYFDGWSGKTYHITERLTTEFADREPVWGWRDDTVAIMEKQIDYAADAGLAFFSFCWYWPEGPDKVVPLNQALGLFHQAGNRERMEFCLLVANHGGFRVGPDDWDEASAAWIDQFKKPGHLKVGGEPLLIFFSPRELLKAFGSPDAVRGAFEALRKRAKAAGLAGVKVAGCATPGPEHGWDDLAELSACGFDLFTGYNYPGAGRKGPELERPFAELIEGSEGVWDGFARKNSLPYVPVVTAGWDMRPWEKPGDARPPSLYYVDRTPKAVGEAVERGLKWLDAHPDRTPPERLLLVYAWNENGEGGYLTPTKSGGTAFLDAFRKAVVKP
- a CDS encoding ATP-binding protein, with product MGLTAVGLRSALHPTLGLEFPLLTYFPVVVAASCLMGFGPALAALGVTVVGGLWTLLPPQRAIGVGTAPVLGLGTYTLAAAGLAWLVARMRADLRRSESAWCAAMDRQSELEELRRLEQAEAERLRREQEALRETSESQAGRLEELLKELREKNAFLSATLRQVPSGIIVAEAGTSNLLLRNDEAERIIRGSLQPGLGMGSQAEPGDLIGRRPDGSRYEPDDWPLSRSLRNGEVVSDEEIELVFADGSSRRISVNSGPAVDEHGRVIAAVAALDDVTERRAAETAATESERQFRRLAEAIPQIVYITRADDTIAYLNRRWFDYTGASSDHLTTKDAWLETVHPDDAPRIRAARAKSKEDGGPTEIEYRVRGAGGEYRWFLGRSMWIRDDRGALLSRFGTATDIDDRKRAEQASRFLADAGAKLAAVVDAETTLREVAGLAVPFFADWCAVDVLEGTGDLRRVAVAHDSPHAAGVIDLVSHRYRLRADMPRGLFEVVASRKPALIEEVTEEHLISGARNPEHLEALRAFAPRSYLCVPLVGREGVLGALSFATTHSGRRFDQTHLDLAVDVAGRAAIALENGRLYDRLRESDRRKDDFLATLAHELRNPMAPIRNSVQILKMRGDSDPDSKWAREVIERQIGHLSRLVDDLLDVSRLTRDRLELRLERIDLSEAVHDAVETARPIFDDLGHDLRLDLPAGPLHLDGDRTRLAQVLANLLDNAAKFSPRGTRIDLGIARRNGDVEILVKDRGVGIPAEQLPHVFEMFAQLTPVLHRPHAGLGIGLALARGIVELHHGHVEARSEGPGQGSEFLVRLPLARDDAEPFSAS
- a CDS encoding NAD(P)/FAD-dependent oxidoreductase; this translates as MCIWGRKSDERTFGDRPRRIVVIGAGFAGLAVIKGLRKSSAYVSVIDRQNHHLFQPLLYQVATASLNPSDIAGPIRRIVRGRKNTETLLADVTGIDLDRRVVTLADGEAPYDVLVLASGATHSYFGHPEWEEHAPGLKSVEDALEIRRRMLLAFEIAERETDETLRREWLTFVVVGGGPTGVELAGALRDVARMTLAKDFVHIDPATARVILVEGSPRVLTPYSPKLSESARRQLEGLGVEVRTGSIVTHIDAEGVHIGDERIASRTVLWAAGVAASPLGRTLGVPLDRAGRVMVQPDLTIPGHPEVYVIGDLAHLEQDGKPVPGVAPAAAQMGKHAAANIIRTFRGQPTEPFRYVDKGSMATIGRGAAVAHLGRFQFSGFPAWMLWLFVHVLFLIGFRNRLLVVIQWAWSYLSYDRGARLITGRAEGPLVRGLTDSRLPSTSEAEAIQG